TGTCCCTAAACCACTCGCGCCACTCGGTTCAAACAATCGATTGGTGTGCCGGTGCGCCACCCGAACTCCGTGCACCTCTCGATTTTGGGCGTCCGCCGGCGGAAGTCTCGATCTTGTGAGTCACTCACTTCAAGGTTTCGGCACTCATTACCCTGAATGCAACAACGCCTCTAGAGACAACCTCCTCTACAAGTTCCGCCGATTCCTTTCTTGCGAAAATCCTCTAGAGATGTCGCCCGAAAACGAACATGTCAGCGCCCATACGCGAAGTCACGTGTGCGCAGTGTCCAAAGCGTGCGCGTTTCAAAGTAATGTATTGGTAATGAACGCGCAAATGATATCCACCGACATATTTTGCTTGTAAAGCATCCGCCTCGCAGTGCATTAAGTCAAATGTCTGTGCTGCAACGACGCGCTATGATGGAAAAGCGAGATTAGACGTCCTGCAAAGTTACAGCCTATGGTTACAGCAGCAACATGACGGAGGTGACTTCTTGCAACTTCGAGCGTCTCGCTCCTGAAATCGAGGCCGCCATAGAAAATGCCGCATTTGTGGCCATAGACACAGAATTTACCGGTCTCGTTCAGGGACCGGACGCAATGCCTAGTCTGTTTGACAGCATCGAGGAGCGCTACGCCAAGCTGCGCCAGACCGTCGCTTCTTTCTACGTGTGTCAGCTGGGGCTTTGCACGTTCACCTCTGTGCCTGAGGAAAATCTTTATAGGGCGAACGCCTTCAACATCTACCTCTGCCCGCGCTCCTTCGGCAACGTGGACCCTCAGTTCTGCGTTCAAGCCTCTTCGGTGGAGTTTCTCTGTCAGAATGGCTTCGACTTCAACAAATGCTTCTACAAGGGCGTCCCTTACGCCGACAGGGCATGCCAGAGAGCTGCCGACCTGTACATTATGAACGAGCGGTACTTTGAGAAGCCAGGCCTGGCCCAAATTTACGACTGCGTGCGCCACTGGTTGAACAACAACGACCGAACAAAATCGGACGGTGACGATTCGTTGACCGTGACGGCGCCCGAAGGCCTGAGTGTCGCGCTTGTCATGGCTGATTTGAAGACGCGTTTCCCCGGCGTCGACGTTCGCATCTGTCGCGGTGGACTGAAGCTGACGCTGTCCGAGGACTGTGAACCGCAACGCGTTGCCGCCGAAGGCCGAGCCCCCACGGAGACGGAGCTCCGCTGCGCCATGCTGGGTTTCAGCCGCTGTTTCGAGGTGCTGGCGGCGAGCGGCAAGCCCGTGGTGGGCCACAACATGCTGCTCGACCTGTTGCTACTGTACCACCAGTTCTGCGAGCCCCTTCCTAAGTCGTACGCCAAACTCAAAGCGGGACTGAGCTCCGTGTTCCCAGCGGTGTACGATACTAAGCACATGTCGCTGCAGCTTCGGCAACAGGTGAGTCTCTCGTGATCAACAAGTGGCCCGTGTGGAAAGTAGGGCGAGTTCAAAGGTCGAAGCAAAAATGTTGCGACGGCGGGACATGCGTGCCCTTGATCTttctttacagcggagctgtgtGCGGCTAGGGTAGCACAGAATTTACATGTCCGCActcaaaaactgtcatcatcaatgacgCATACCCGCGTAAACAAGCAAAAATATGCAATGGCTTATAGGCCTGTAAGGCAGCGGCTACAAGTagtcggcaaagtgaagcgaacagtgcttacattctttctaatcacgcatacaacgtataGAACAACATGTCAAAAACTGGCCATCACCAGTGGCTCATAGCCGcataaggttcatggctactcactttgcatgGATTAgatgcgatgacactacccctgtggtcATTGTCTGTTATTTCAGTGGATGTACCGGGACTGAAAAGGGAATGGTTTACGCATTTCAAGTTGCAGACTtatcgcttgcgatgccacaTCGATCTGGCACAACCGACCACCCAGTGGTGTACGTGCGTTGATTTGACATTATCAGAGAATGTGTTTGCAGTTGCGAGTACGgcaatcagtgtatatcatatCTACCACAAAGCCATTGTAACTGTCATTACTAAGTCGCAGGGTGGAATGGCCTTGAATTTTCTCTCTTgaccttctttctctctctcacaagTGCTCAAGAAAACGTGAGACAGTTACGATGCCTGCGGACTTTACTCCCTACGCACTAAAgaataaaaacaataataattTCTATGCCAGACTCTGCTGCCACTTTTGCAGTGGAACGATGGCCAAGACATCTGAGGTCAGATCAACAGAGCTGTCTAATGTAGTACCGGCATCGCACGGCCACCTTCAATCGCAATTGAGCCTGATAGGGATCAAAATTCGCTATTGCAATTGGCTTCCTCTCGCAGCTTGGTGAAAGGAGCCAATCGCAACAGAGAAATTGCACATCATCGGCAGTACAATAAATCTACAATGCCAATGAATGTGCTAGTAGAGGTGCAGGGTGGTTGAGCACACACCTCTACTAGCTTGAATTGAGCATGAATTAATTTGTAATCCATGTCGTTTATCATGATGGTATCAAGACATCTGAATTACTGAGCTTGCCTAACATTGCAGATCTCAAAATGACTTGCGACATTGAAACTGAAGTGGTGCTTAAAGACACAAGTGGACGGCCCACGCCAGGGCACATTGGCAGATGCCGTCGTGACATTCTATACCTTGTGTATGGTACTTTGGTATGACAGCTGAGAAAGAGCTGTGTGTTCTTGAAAATAAGCTCTTATTATCAAGCATTCAACCAAATCAGCAGATAGAATTCACAAACTTCTCAATATGATTCACGGCTATGACTGCACAAAATAGAGAAAAAATATTGTTCACTTTAACTCCCTAGCAGTGATAGCAGGCTTTATTTAGACTATTCTTAACTGGCTTGttacctttttatttatttttaaagttTTGTGTAAGAGTagctttctgtagttctgttgttctCATCTGTGCATGCATTATTGAATGTTATGCTTTCCCGGATGGTGCGTTTTTTCTCGTGGTCCCCTAAAGAACATACTAGTGGATCTCTACTGCCTATTGTTGAGGAAGTAGTGGACGATACACTTTGCCAGAAtatatgcaaaaaaataaaaaatctcaAATCAGAGTTAAGTGCAATGCTGCAGGTGACAAAAAAAGTCATGAAGCTAAGGAAGGAGAGAAAAGGGTGAATGCCAGCGCAGGGCCAATATGAGCAAAGAGAAGAAAGTAGTTGCCAATCAGATGGTCAGATGAGTAAAAGCCTTGTAAAAATAAATTATCAGCAACCAGTCAGCAAAGACTGTGCTGTTGCAGATGCAAATTAATTCATGTCGGTAATTgagaagtgagaaaaaaaaaagttccttaactattttttttattttcttagcGTAACCACTATGCACTAGACATGTGGCCGGGCACATTTGAAAAACACTTCATTCAACGACAATACATCAGAAATGCTGTAGGAGACTCGTAGCCCACCTTGTGCAGGCATCAGGGAAAACTGGTTCACAATAATGTAGTCACGTTGGAGCTTGTTTTGGCACTGCTTGATATTAGCTAATGCAGATAAGGTTTCTAGTTATAGTACTGTATTACTTTCAGTTGCAACAGTCATCTGTTGATGATGACATGTGCACTTTTTAATGCCCGTAATGAAAGTTCTACACATGATATTGGCCAACTGTTAGTAAGTCTCAGTATTTGCCATCATAATAAACAATCTATGGTCAAAAGCATTGACAGCTCAAGACAGAAAGACTTGGACGTGTCTGTAAAATACTTTAGAGGGATGGTTTGCTTGGCGAGTTGGTATTCCAATTTTGAAATGAACAGCATGAAAAAACTACATGACATAAAGAAGAAACAAGCATAGCACATACATAagatgggctgatgatgatgatgaaacactgcattgttttcttagttcttttctttctttcttttttttttcattgctcatCTCAAGAATGTTTGTAAAGTAACTGCTTTGGTGGTTTTTGAAGGCAGTTACATTACCCTTGCGTTTCACTTTTTCTATGTAATGATGCAACCAGCCCTGATGTCACCATGCATATGTGATGCGCAGGGTGTTCCATGGCTGAAGGAGTTGATGTCAGGTGCAGACCTGTTCTCCCTGCACAAGGCTCTGAGCAACGCAGTGGTACCGTACGCACCGCGCATCGAAGGAGCACCCAAAGACCTACGGGCTCACGAGGCTGGCTGTGATGCCTATGCGGCAGGCTTCGTCTTTCTGAAACTGGCCCACATAGTTGCTCAACGGGTATGGTTTCACGCTTTTCTTTACGCGAAAGAATATTTGCTGTTTTGCTGGTAGTTTTGCTGGAAAGTTTTGCTGGTGTTGTGCAGTCTCACCGAACACCATTTGCCACTGGTCATCAGCCAAGAAAGTCCAACTAGCAATATGAAAAAACTCTCGGCTTCATGTTGCCCTGGGAAATGAGTACAGGACACATTAATTTTATTGTGTAGTTGCGTGGTGCAAAAACCACTTGATGAGTGGTCGTGGTCATCAAGTGAACTCCGTTCTTGTGCGTCTTTTGGCGTGTGACACCATGTATATCTAATTAGTAAGCAGATGTCTGCTGCTGTTTAGACTGCCCGCAATACTACGAGTTTAACATTTTGCTCTCGCTGTCAAtacttcacctttcgggcgaaactgccacttttCTCATCCCTCACTCTGTCCATCCAGTTTCCAACGCCACCCCGTGCTCTGTCCTGGAAGAACCATCGAGATGCTGTGCGGCCCTATGCGAATCGGGTGAACTTGATCCGCGCCCAGTACCACCACCTCAGCCTGGGCACCGCCGACCGGACTGCAGAGACGAGGCCCCCGTGGCTTTGCATCCGCTCGTCGGACCAAGCGCAGGCAAAGGTGCGGGCTGTGCTGGCGCGCTGCGGCGTTGTCGACATGCGCCGCCTTTCGAACAGCTGCCTCCTAGTCGCTGTGGGCAACTTTGGGTGTGCGAGAGACATTATGGAGGCCTTTGAAGATGACCCCGCGGTCAGAGTGGTCAAGTACAACTCGTACAGGCACGGCGGCATCAGGCGGGTCTGGCTGTGGATGGCAACTGTCGGCACGCTTGCGCTGACGGCAGGTTGCGCACTCCAGCTGGCATCTGGAAAGGTGCCTGCCCTGTGACGCATATTATTGCAAGCCTTTCAAACAAATGAAACTGATAGTCTGACAAGTTCCCATCGTGCGCGTTTGGTCAGTGATTCATGCTCTTGGCTGTGGATTAGCACCACCTTTTACGTGCGCACTAATTTTGGATATTATGCCGACATTGTGATACATTGTGAAATCCTAATCGTGTGAGTGTTTTGTGTAGATAGAATGAATAAAATTGTGGATATTATGCCGACATTGTGATACATTGTGAAATCCTAATCGTGTGAGTGTTTCGTTTAGCTAGAGTGAATAAAATTGAACAAATAGGTATTATATTGTTTCGCAATTACTTCTTGAGTTATTGTCAATTAGTGACGGTGGTTGTGGCTTTTTCGAGGATTTAAACTGGAGTCTTGCCAAGTCACTGCAAATATGAACTTACTACCTCCATCCCATCCAAATGGCTGCTACAGAATTTAACTAAACCTTGTTCAaacttgccgtggttgcttagtgattatggtgttggactgcagcactaggtcgcgggagcaaatcccagccacagcgatgggggcgaaatgcgaaaacacccatctacttagatttaggtgcacgtcaaaaaaccccaggtggtccaaatttccagagtcccccactatggcatgcctcctAATCGGAATAATCCTGGCAGCAGAATAAAGGATCATAGTGTAATAAATTATCAGGTGCGCAAATAACAACCATATTAACAAATAAATAAGACAGAGCGCTCTCTCAAAAGTGCGAAAGGATACAAGAGCATATAGGAACAGTGGATTGCATTACCGAGTAGCTAGTACAGCTAATGACAAACAAAAATTAATATGGACTCCctttttaaatatcatataaggaggagggagtttatgtccatcagctgtgctgcacagcatcacagttgcgcgctgtttctcgtagcccgcagagtgcaccttcacctccttggcccccttttcattcacggtgtacgccactggcatatcaaaatacacagctgTCTGGTCAGtgttgccgatttgcccaaggttgtgGCCTGCCGCTTTTCTCTTTCGCAGCATGTAGctctgaaaagctatcagcttttctttgaaatcgcttggcagcttctgggtgattgaagtgcgacgctggaggctgaagccgaagcgcttcatgaatttctgaagccagccccggctggctttgaaatcctttggcgttaggcctcgctcccacgaaagttccctagctttcgcttggagcacttctgttgtcactggaagggcagctgctctctgcgtccaAAGTAAgttggccaaaactgtctccactttgtggtgacagcctttctttggtccgctaaatgccaCCCTCGTTGCGGCACACGCAAAAAGCTGCTCTTGTTGTCCCCTCCAACGGcggacgtttttctcgtcgacgctgaagtcccgcccggcttgaaggttcgacAATCCCTCTGCGGCTATCGCAACTTTTCACTTGAAAGcagcactgtagtggcatctgcTTGGTGCCATTGCGATAACACTACGCCGCACACCGATACGGctgacacgacacaggtcaaaatggcgacctcgcttgtgtacggttggctactggcatggctaatagcggctgcgatactgacttttctagatggcgctagctatgcactatatttagcagtttcaatgaaaaacgcgtgttttttaaaatcctagaatctaagccgaccctagagtttggaatgattatttgaaaaaaactatcggcctagattcgaataaatacggtatatatatgCAATTTTTACGGTGCTAGGCTGAATTGAACCCGCATTATATATTAACACACATCACGCGTAGACATTGCAGTGGCATGACTAGATGGTTCACTGTGTCCAGAGGGAATAGGCACCCTAAGAGAGAAGCGCGGGAAAGGAGCCAAGCTGCATACATCCCTTTCACACGATACGTCTCTGTGTTGGAAATGGTGTGTctctacattgcttcaatgctaatcattAACGTCAACATTCATTGCAAGATGAGttctgtaactttttttttttgaatatgtTAACAAATTACGAAAATAATTATTAGAACTGCAGCACCTTCCAATTACAAGTTTGCACACATTGCCGACAACAACACCGCTAATTGACAGCAATAGCAAACTGCAAGAACTGAACTTGAAATGATTGCACCAACAAATATCGCAAAGGAAGGCTTGTCGGTTGTGACAAAACACGGGCCTTCTCAATTCTGAGGCCACGCACCGTCAGAAAATTGGCTTGAGCAGCTGAAGAAATCTTGCGGAATGTGCTCTGCGTTTCCTAGACACACGTCTGTGAAGTCACACTGTAGATAGAGGGCAGTGATTGTGGAGAGAGCATATCAAAGAACCCTTACAGCAATAGTGGCCGTAACATTTGGTCACAGGTATTGTTAGGAGAAACTAGGTCAAATGAGGCCCATTCTCTGTCGTCGCTATAGGGGTTCATCTGGATTACACTGGACTTCGAATTTTTTTCTGCAGATGCTTTGGCCTGTAATCATTTGGTTACAATGCAATCGGACCTTCTTATATTGAAGCACATTCAACACAAAATACATTCGTTACATCCAATATTGTTATATTACTTAACGCGTttataaaatctttaaaagttgcctgtggcagatatcacaattctagttcatgagatggtctactcgaagcggaggacaatacttgcacaaaaaaattgaggTGCGAAATTCAGTAATTAATAAAGATTTGCTAATTAGGTTCCTAACTAATCACATTagggcccatattgcaatttacaaattctagccgtggagttcacaaggcATTGGAACTAATTTTCaagatcaaatcaaatcaagctATATTTCCAGTTTCGAggtataaattcccgaactttgcggaaaaaTGCATTGGAATTCCAGTTAATTTGTAAACAAAACATTGTTTCATGCACTGATGCACAGAAGTAATATTGCAATATGagtcataagataattagtttAAAAGCTAATGAGTGCaatcttgttaattagtcgattttacatttcaattttgcatgcaagtagtgtccgccgcttcgagtagaacggctgataaactagaattgagctatctgccacaggcatccTTTCAAAAAGATTGAAAGTTTTTGCTGAAacactatgtgtgtgtgtgtgtgtgtgtgtgtgtgtgtgtgtgtgtgtgtgtgtgtgtgtgtgtgtgtgtgtgtgtgtgtgtgtgtgtgtgtgtgtgtgtatatatatatatatatatatatatatatatatatatatatatatatatatatatatatatgagacagCATATGTGCCTTGTcaaaaaaatgcaaggaatgcAACTGTAACGTCTGTAACGTTAAAGTCAGAAAAGGGTCTCCTGTCAATTTCAATGCCCCGCGGGGCGCTTGCTGTGCCGATATGTTCGCACATGGGATGCTGAAAGATTGCAAATACGTGCCTTGCACCCTCTCCAATACACCACCGTTCGATTGGTACAATTGCATAGGTTCATCAGATTAGCAAAAACACACGTGCACATGCCGAATGTGCTGTTTCAACTTGCTCTCTCTGATCACTCGACACTTTTGCTACCAGGACACATACTCTCAGCTACCATGTGAACAAATTTTCGTTTTGTTGTAACCAAATTATCTTCGATCCTGCATTCTCACTTTTCTCCAAGAGCAACAAAATTTTGGAAAATTGGATAATTTGGAGTCAACCTGTGTTCTCAACAAGTGTATGCATTATTTATTGGAATAAAACTAGTTCACTCATACCTACTTTGCAGGAGGACTTGTGGTTGAGCAAGTTGGTGTTTGGCTAACGACATATCGTGTGTATGCGCAATCACAAAAAATCCCGGCcacgacagccgcatttcgatgagtgcgaaatgcaaaacacctgtgtacttacattcaggtgcacgttaaagaaccccaggtggtcaaaatttccggagtccaccattatgatgtgcctcataatcagatcgtagatTCGGCATGTGCAAcccgttaatttttttttaacacacaGCACCTGCGACATGTACCTGTGCGTCTTCTTTGTGATTGTGCCTTTGTGCTACAATATGTTGTCAAGCACACATATTTTGCCAAGCACCGGTTAGTTTTAGACGATCCCCGgagtgtgcggagtgctgtaaaTGTGTTAAACTGTAAATTTGCGCTGGAAGGAGCAAAAGTGGCATGGGTGGCGTCATAACCAAGCAGCAGAGTCCAGGTTGCCATAGTCATCAGTGGGAACCGTATGGGAATGGCAACAATGACGTGTGCTTCTTTGGTGCGCTCAACGCCATACGTGGCCACATACCTCCAGGACAGAGTGGCCCTGAAGGTGTAGAGGGTCGAGATGATGGCGACTGCGAATTCAGCTGCAGCATTTGCAGTGAGCGCCGGTGTTGTTTTGATGAAGTGCAAGACGTGTGATGTCAAAAACACTGCAGAAGCCAATGACAACGAAAAGCAATTCTACATAAGTCTGCATGCTGCCGTCAAAACCAGCTCACTGATGAAAATATAATCGGGATGTGCACGCAGTAGCATAGATTGGCATATTCACTCTTGAGTATGTTGGCTCACGTTTGCTTCATGACACTTTCACACATTTTGGAGACAGAGTATGATTAAGTGATAAAAGGAGTGATCGGACATAGGTATGAACAGGGTCGAGTGCCGGTGATTGTGGACATAAGTATGCAGATGAGTGAAGGTCGACGCAAGCATCACCGACAGTCGGCAACGGTGAGTTTGAGTGGATCCGAGTACGAATGTGAGCGACTACTGGCGAAAGTGTGCGGACGTAAGTCTGAAGGTAAGTGCCGGTGAGCACGAGTTGACATGAATATGAGCGTTACTTGTTGCCAGTGTGAGTATGAGAGAGCCAGTATTAAAGGGTGTGAGTAAGTGTTGATAAGTGGGAGTGCACAGGTCAAGGAAAAGGTTCAGCGAGTGTAAGTGAGTTCATTTATTCTGCCAACCTATGCGCAGCAGTGGAAAAAATGTCTACTTGGGCGAAGATGTGAACTTTGTACTGCTATCACGTTGTGAAGGAAGTTGGACAGCTTTCATTACCATGAGCTCTTATCAGTCACGACACACGGGAGAATACCATTTACAGCTTTTGTGTTGATGATGTACAAGACAGAAGCAGAGCTTGCAATTTGCATAGAAAATACTAATGGCATATAGACCTAGTAAGAATTTGCTTATTGTTTTCTTAGTAACTCAATAACATGACGTTTGGTTAATTTGGACATTTTTTTCGGTAGCATGAAATCCAGATAACCAGGGAATACTCTATTTACTAGTATTCTAGCAGAATACTCATTGAAATAAAGCATGACCAACAAAATGTTAAATTTACTGCATGCTACGTTTACTACGTTATATCCAACAATTTGTTATATATATTTGTTATATGGTGAAACCTTAATTTAACAAATGTGGATATAgcagatataataataatatatggggttttacgtgccaaaaccactttctgattatgaggcacgccgtggtggaggactttggaaattttgaccacctggggttctttaatgtgcacctaaatctaagtacacgggtgttttcgcatttcgcccccatcgaaatgcagccgccgtggccaggattcgatcccgcgacctcgtgctcagcagcctggaTATAGCAGattatcagatataacaaagtaaacatAACATTTG
This genomic window from Dermacentor albipictus isolate Rhodes 1998 colony chromosome 9, USDA_Dalb.pri_finalv2, whole genome shotgun sequence contains:
- the LOC139050105 gene encoding pre-piRNA 3'-exonuclease trimmer-like, giving the protein MTEVTSCNFERLAPEIEAAIENAAFVAIDTEFTGLVQGPDAMPSLFDSIEERYAKLRQTVASFYVCQLGLCTFTSVPEENLYRANAFNIYLCPRSFGNVDPQFCVQASSVEFLCQNGFDFNKCFYKGVPYADRACQRAADLYIMNERYFEKPGLAQIYDCVRHWLNNNDRTKSDGDDSLTVTAPEGLSVALVMADLKTRFPGVDVRICRGGLKLTLSEDCEPQRVAAEGRAPTETELRCAMLGFSRCFEVLAASGKPVVGHNMLLDLLLLYHQFCEPLPKSYAKLKAGLSSVFPAVYDTKHMSLQLRQQGVPWLKELMSGADLFSLHKALSNAVVPYAPRIEGAPKDLRAHEAGCDAYAAGFVFLKLAHIVAQRFPTPPRALSWKNHRDAVRPYANRVNLIRAQYHHLSLGTADRTAETRPPWLCIRSSDQAQAKVRAVLARCGVVDMRRLSNSCLLVAVGNFGCARDIMEAFEDDPAVRVVKYNSYRHGGIRRVWLWMATVGTLALTAGCALQLASGKVPAL